The genomic DNA GGCGGGAAGAAGGACAAGCTCCGCCCGGGCGACGTGCTGGGCGCGCTGACGGGCGACGCGGGCCTGCTGAAGGAGCAGGTCGGCAAGATCAACGTGACGGAATTCCAGACCTATGTCGCGATCGACCGGCGCGTGGCTTACGATGCGTTCGCCAAGCTGAATGCCGCCAGCCGGCAGGGCGGGGATTTCGGCAGCTTCAAGGGGCGTAACTTCAAGATGCGGTTTATCGAAGTGTAAGCCTGCGACGGTCGCTGCTTGGGGTCTGTCCCTTCGGGACTGACCCCGGTTTTTCTCCGCGGCGCATAGGTATCGATTAAAACCGGGGTCAGTCCCCGCTGGGGACAGACCCCAAGCCATCAAACGTTGGTGGTGCTGATTGACGCCGCAAACGTCGGCGCCCGCCGCAACAACGTCGCCTGCTCGTACGCATAGGCCATGCCGATCAGCGCGGCCTCGCTCCACGCGCCGCCCACGAACGACAGCCCCACCGGCAGCCCATGCACGAGTCCCGCCGGGACCGTCACGTGCGGGTAACCCGCCACCGCCGCCGGCGACGAAAAGCTGCCGCCGTAATGGTCGCCGTTGACGAAGTCGGTCAGCCAGGCCGGCCCGCCCGTCGGCGCCACCAGGGCGTCGAGCCGGTACTCGCGCAGCACCTTGTCGATGCCCTCCTCGCGCGCATAGCGCCGGCAGGTCGCCAGCGCGTCCAGGTACTCCTTGCTGTCCAGGCCAGCCTTGGCCTCGGACGCTTTCAGGTGCTCCTGGCCGAAGTGGCGCAGCTCGCGCTGGGCGTGCTGGCGGTTGAACGCGATCACGTCGGCCATCGTGCGCACGGGCGCGTCGGGCGCGTAACGGCGCAGGTAGTCGGCCAGGCCGGGCTTGAACTCGTGCAGCAGCACGGCAATCTCGGCGTTGCCGTACTTGTCCGTGTTCGGCACCTGCACGTCCACCAACTCCGCGCCCTGCGCCTTCAGCACGGCCAGGGCCTGCTCGATGCGGGCGTCGACGTCGTCGTTGAGGCCGAAGAAATTGCGGGCGATGCCGAGGCGCTTGCCGCGCAGCGCATCGCGACGCAGCGCTTGCGCATAGTCCGTCGCCTTGCCGGCGCCGTCGCGCGTGACGGCGTCGTCCGGATCGACGCCGGCCAGCGCGGCCAGCAGCAGCGCCGCATCCGCGACCGTGCGCGTCATCGGCCCCGCCGTGTCCTGCGATGCCGCGATCGGAATGATACCGGCACGGCTGACGAGGCCCAGCGTGGGCTTGATGCCGACCAGGCCACAGATCGATGCGGGCGAGACGATCGAGCCGTCCGTTTCCGTGCCGACCGCCAGCGTCGCCAGGCCGGCGGCGATCGCCGCGGCGGAACCGGAGCTGGAGCCGCTGCAGTTGCGGTCCAGCGCATACGGATTGCGCGTCAGCCCGCCGCGGCCGCTCCAGCCGCTGGTCGACTGGGTCGAGCGCATATTGGCCCATTCGCTCAGGTTGGTCTTGCCGAGCAGGACGGCACCGGCCGCGCGCAGGCGCTGCGCCACGAAAGCGTCGCGCGCCGCGTGGCTGCCCGCCAGCGCCAGCGAACCGGCCGACGTGCTCATCCTGTCTGCCGTGGCGATATTGTCCTTCAGTAGTATGGGGATGCCGTGCAACGGCCCGCGCAGCTTGCCGGCGCGGCGTTCGCGGTCCAGTTCGCGCGCCAGGCGCAGGGCTTCGGGATTGAGTTCGATGATCGCATTGATGCGAGGACCGGCCTTGTCGATGCGGGCGATGCGGGCCAGGTATTGCGAGGCCAGCGCATGCGCCGTCAGCTTGTTCGCGGCCATCTGCGCCTGCTGCTGCATCACCCCGGCCTCCAATATGCTGGCCGGCGCCGTCCGCCCCAGCGCGCCGCGCGCGACGGCGAGCGTGCCGCCCGCCGCCAGGCCCATCTTCACGAAATCCCTGCGCTCCATCCTGCCTCCGTTATCGATAACGCAGCAAGAATAGCAGTGTTAGGCAAAAAACAAGCGAAAAAAAACGCTGCCGAAGCAGCGTTTTTTCAGCGACACGAAGCGTGGATCAGTTACGGATGACGCGCTTGTATTCGTTGGTACGGGTGTCGATTTCGATCATGTCGTCCTGCGACACGAACAGTGGCACCTGCACGGTGTGGCGCTTCGATTCGATCGCGTTTTCGATCTTGGCTTCCTTCAGGACGTTGCCCGAGGTATTGCCCTTGACGGCCGGCTCCGAGTACACCACCTGGCGCACGATCGTGGTCGGCAGTTCGACCGAGATGGCCTTGCCATCATAGAAGACGGCTTCGCATTCCATGCCGTCCTTCAGGTAGTTCAGCGCATCGCCCAGGTTTTCTTCTTCGATTTCGTACTGGTTGTATTCCTGGTCCATGAACACGTACAGCGGATCGGCGAAGTACGAGTAGGTAACCGGCTTCTTGTCCAGCACGACCACGTCGAACTTGTCGTCACCACGGAACACGTTTTCCAGCGGCGCGTTCGTCAGAAGATTCTTCATCTTCCACTTGTAGGTGAAGCCCGTGCGGCTCGAACCGTTGACGTCGGAACGCAGCACGATGAATGGCTTGGCGTCAACCATGATGATGTTGCCAACACGAATTTCTTTTGCGGGTTTCATAAGAGAGAGTGTCTACACTAAAAAATGGGTTGCAGTAACCGCCCATCATACCATGTTATGTTGGCGCCGCCTACCGCAGCGACCGCGCGAAACGCAGCAGATTTTCCGCCAGGTCGCCGATTTCCAACATGCGATTTTCCCAATCCCGGGCACGGGACAGCAAGACGTCCCGATCGCGTTGGAATGCCGTCCATAATTCGGCCCAGCCCTCCTCTTCCATATTATCGTTGACACCCGCGCCATTCCACCACAGCGACAAATCCGCCAGGCTGGCGATGTCCGGGCAATAACGTTGCAGGAAAGCGCGCAGCTTTTTATGGTGCAGGTTGTCGTCCTGCGGATAAATGTGCCAGACGAACGGGCGTGCGGCCCATTGCGCCCGCACGAAGGAATCCTCGCCGCGCACGAAATTGACGTCGCACGCCCACAGCAGCCGGTCGTAATCCGGTTGCGGCACGAATGGCAGCACGCGCACGGTCAGGGCACCGCGCGTCGCGACGGCGCCGGCCTTGGCAGCTCCACCGAGAAATGCCTCGACGCTGCCGCTCGCCACGCCTTCGGGCACGAAACAGGCGACCTCTGCCGCCCCCGCCCGCCAGCATTCGAACAGCGCCGAAACGGGTGCATGCCGGTAGCAGAACAGCGACACCTTCCGCGCCGCCTGCTCCGTCGCGGTAATGCCAAGGCCGGACAGGAATGCCGAGACGGCGGCGGGATCGGCCTGGAAGCGTGTGCGCGCGTCGAGCAGGTCGCGTTCACGCAGCAGGCCGCCGGTCTTGTCGGTAAATCCGGGGAAGTAGAAATGCTTGGTCAGCGGCAGGCGCGGATGCATCGACGGCAGCGTGTGGCAGCCCTCCACCCACTCTTCCGCGCTCAGCCCTTCCAGGTTCAGCCAGACCGGCTTGCGCTCGCACTGCGCCATCGCTTCCACATAGCCGGGCGGGATATCGACGGCAAAGAACTCGATGACGACGTCCGCCACATCCGCCGGGGCGAACGTGCCCTCCTGGCCGGCCCAGTGCCGCACCACGACGCCCTCGGTCCGCTGGCTGGCCGCCGCGGCGTCGACACCCGGGCAGATGCGGGCAAAGCTGTGCAGGTCGTCCACCCACAGCGTGACCTGTACGCCGTGCTCACGCACGAGCTGGCGCGCCAGGCGCCAGCAGATGCCGATGTCGCCGTAGTTGTCGACGACTTTGCAGAAGATGGCCAGCGTGGTGGAGGTAGACATGGGCGCGATAACGATAAGGAAAACAAAAAAGCCGCGCTGGAGACCAGGCGGCTTGCTTGATTATCTGTGGCGTCCCCACGGGGATTCGAACCCCGGTACTCACCGTGAAAGGGTGATGTCCTAGGCCTCTAGACGATGGGGACCCGGACTCTTCTACAGTAACAGCGTCGCGCGTTGCGCGAGCTGGCGTCCCCACGGGGATTCGAACCCCGGTACTCACCGTGAAAGGGTGATGTCCTAGGCCTCTAGACGATAGGGACGTCGTAAAAGCGTGCGCGAATTATAGCACCGGGGCTGTAGGCGTTACAAGGGCGAAACGTGTGCCGCCCTGCAATACGTTTTGCCATGACAGCCTGTCGCCACAGGCACGCTTAACGGAAATACAGCATGCGCGCCGCGAACACGTAATCCGATTCCAGCACCATCAAGCCCGCCAGGACGAGCAGCGCGGCGGGCGGGATCACCACCACGCAAATCAGCGCCAGGCGCTCCCAGCGCAGGTGCATGAACACGGCGACGATCAGCACAGCCTTGGCGAGCATCAGCGTCACGATCAACGTCCAGCGCAGCACGCCCTGCAACTGCAACACGTCGACCATATAGGACAACGCACTGAGCAGGAACAGCAGGCCCCAGACCTTGAAGTACAGGCCCAGCGGATGTCGTGGATGCGCGTCGGCGCCTGCCAGAGCTTCGGTCGCTGCACTCATCGCGTCTCCTGTCACCACAGATAAAACAAGGCAAAGATAAAGACCCACACCAGATCGACGAAGTGCCAGTACAGGCCGGCGATCTCGACGATATCGTAATTGCCCGTACGCTCGTACCGCCCCGCCAGCACGCGCCGCGCAACGATCAGCAGGTAGATCACGCCGGCCGACACGTGCATGCCGTGGAACCCCGTGATCATGAAGAAGCTGGCACCGAATTGCGCCGAGCCCATCGGGTTGCTCCACGGCCGCACGCCCTCTGCGATCAGCTTGCTCCACTCGAATGCCTGCATGCTGACGAACAGCGCGCCGAACGCTGCCGTGGCCATCATCAAGGCGGCGCACCGGCCCCGTTCGCGCCGGTAGGCATAGTTGACGGCCAGCGCCATCGTACCGCTGCTCGTGATCAGCACGAAGGTCATGATGGCGATCAGGATCAGCGGCAGCGTATGGCCGGCGATCGTCAGCGCGAACACCTCGCTGGGATTGGGCCATTGGGTGGTGGCGGCGATGCGCACCGACATGTAGCCTGTCAGGAAAGTGCCGAAAATGAACGTATCGCTGAGCAGGAAGATCCACATCATTGCCTTGCCCCACGGCACGCGGAACATCTGGCGGTCTCCCGCCACATCCGCCGCCAAGCCGCGCCAGCCGGGGCGTGCTGCGTTGGCAGCCGCGCCCGTCGCCTGGCCTGCTGTCGTGGCGCTGTCGCCAGCCATGACTCACCTCCCCCCGATGCCGACCGCGGCGCAGAGGTCCTGCACCAGGGCCGGCGTGACCCGGAACAACAGCGCGAACAGGGCCAGCCACAGCGCCAGCAGCAGGTGCCAGTACTGGCTGCACAGTGAGATGCGCGCGCACACTGGCCCGGCATCGCCGGCGCCGGTGTGCGCGAAGCCGGGCTGCCGCATGACGAGGATGGCCGCCCCGATGCCGCCCGCCACATGCAGGCCGTGCAGGCCCGTCAGCATATAGAAGAAGCCTGCGCCCGGGCTCGCCGCCGGCGCGAAGCCCTGCGCCGCCAGGACCCGCCAGGCGCCGAGCTGGCTGACCACGAACGCCAGCGCGCACAGCAGACCCAGCAGGCACCACCGTCGCGCCACCGCCGGGCGCCGGCCGGCCACCTGCCACGCCATGCTGGCGCCGGCCAGCAGCGCGGTGGACAGCCACAGCTGCCACGGCACGGGCGGCGGCGCGCGCCAGTCGCCATAGCCGATCCGCATCGTGTAGGCAATGCCGAACAACAGGAACAGCATGCAGACGACCGCCATGAACGTCCACAGCCCCACTTGCGCCGCACCGTGACGGGTGGCGCCGCCCCAGCCGCCGGTGGCGCACTGGCATGGCGCTGGACGAAGCGCCGGCGGCAGCGCCGACAGCAGCGCGGCCTTCATGATGCGCCTCCCGCCCCCGGTGCGACAGGTGCGCCCGGACTTGCCGGCACGCGCCCTGGCACCTCGTCCTCGTCGGGCTCGTCGGGTCCCACGTTTTGCGGCAGGAAGTCGCCTTCCGGCCCCGTGCGACCATAGGCGTAAGCGCCACGGTACACGACCGGCAGTTGCGGCCCCCAGTTGCCATGGCCGGGCGGCGTGTGCGGCGTCTGCCATTCCAGGCTGGCGGCGCGCCAGGGATTGGCGCCGGCCGCGCGCCCACGCACGGCGCTCCAGCCCAGGTTGAACAGGAACAGCAGCTGGGCGATGCCAACCACCAGCGCGGCCACGGTAATGAAGGCGTTCAGGTGCTGGGCGGACGCGGGAATGAAGCTGTAGTTGTCGTAGCTGTAGTAACGCCGCGGCATGCCCAGCAGCCCCAGATAATGCATCGGAAAGAAGATCGCATATGCCCCCAGGAACGTGATCCAGAAGTGCAGCCGCGCCAGACCCTCGTGAAACATGCGGCCGGTCACTTTCGGGTACCAGTGGTACAACCCGCCAAACACGGCCAGCACGGGCGAGACGCCCATCACCATGTGGAAATGGGCGACCACGAAATAGGTGTTCGACAGCGGGATGTCGACGCTGACGTTGCCCAGGAACAGCCCCGTCAGCCCGCCGATCAGGAAGGTGCTGATGAAGCCCAGCGCGAACAGCATCGGCACCGTCATGTGGATGTCGCCACGCCACAAGGTCAGGGTCCAGTTGTACACCTTCAGCGCCGTCGGTACGGCGATGACGAGGGTGGTGACGGCAAAGAAGAAGCCTAACAGCGGGTGCATGCCGCTGACGTACATATGATGGGCCCAGACCACGAAGCTCAAGGCGCCGATGACGACGATGGCCCACACCATCATGCGGTAGCCGAAGATGCACTTGCGCGCATGCACGCTGATCAGGTCCGAGATGATGCCGAACGCGGGCAGCGCCACGATGTAGACCTCGGGATGACCGAAGAACCAGAACAGGTGCTGGAACAGCAGCGGGCTGCCGCCGCTGTAGCCGGTGGCCTGGCCCATCGAGACCAATGCCGGCATGAAGAAGCTCGTGCCCAGCACGCGATCGAGCAGCATCATCACGCCGCTGACGAACAAGGCGGGAAACGCCAGCAGCGCCAGGATCGTCGCGACGAAAATGCCCCAGACCGTCAGCGGCATGCGCATCAAGGTCATGCCGCGCGTACGGGCCTGCAGCACCGTCGTCACGTAGTTCAAGCCGCCCATCGTGGCGGCCGCGATGAACACCAGCAGCGAGACCAGCATGACGACGATACCCGACTCCACGCCCGGCGTGCCCGGCAGGATCGCCTGCGGCGGGTACAACGTCCAGCCGGCGCCGGTGGGGCCGCCCGGCACGAAGAAGCTGGCCACCAGGATCAGCACGGCCAGCAGGTAGAACCAGTAGCTGAGCATGTTCAGGTAAGGGAACACCATGTCGCGCGCGCCCACCATCAACGGGATCAGGTAGTTGCCGAAGCCGCCCAGGAAAATCGCCGTCAGCAGGTAGATCACCATGATCATGCCGTGCATCGTGATGTACTGGTAATAGCCGACGGGATCGATGAATGCGAACTTGCCGGGGAACCCCAGCTGCAAGCGCATCAGGTCGGACAGCACGATGCCGATGACCCCCACGACGAGTGCCGTCAGCGTGTATTGCACCGCGATCACCTTGTGGTCCTGGCTCCAGATGTAGCGGGCGGCGAAGCTGCGCGGTGCGTGCTCGTGCCCACCCGTGGCGTCCGCATCGGCCACGTCGGCCACATCGGTCGCCGCGGCGTCCACGTGCTGCCGCGCCGCCTCCTCGTGCCGGCCGCCGGCAGTATCGCCCGTTCCGTTGTCATTGTCTTGCCCCATTGCCCCTCCCCGCCGGCCTGCCGCGACGAGCGATGCCGCGCGTCACTGCAGCGACCTGATGTACTCGACCAGCGCCGCCAGCTCGGTGTCGCTGACCTGGCCCGGCGGCATGACCGGTGGATAGCCCTGTACGACATGCGCATGCGGCGCCTGGATCGACTGCCGCAGGTAGGCCTCGTCCGCACGCAGCTCCTGCCCATCCTCGAAGCGCCGCAGGGTGCCGTACAGCCCTTTCCAGCTGGGCCCGACGCGCGTGCTGCCATCCACGCTGTGGCAGGCGGCACAACCCTTGGCCTGCGCCAGCAGCCGCCCCTGCTTGCCCTCCTCCGCCGGCCCGCCGATGCCGCCCGGGCCCTGCCCGCCGAAGGTGGGCTGGCGCGCCAGCCATGCCGCATACGCGTCCGGCGCCTCCACCACCACGGCGCTGCGCATGGTCGAATGCCCCACCCCGCACAACTGCGCGCACAGCACTTCGTAGCGCCCCAGCCGCTCCGGCGTGAACCAGAAATGCGTGACCGTGCCCGGCACCATGTTCATCCGT from Pseudoduganella armeniaca includes the following:
- a CDS encoding amidase yields the protein MERRDFVKMGLAAGGTLAVARGALGRTAPASILEAGVMQQQAQMAANKLTAHALASQYLARIARIDKAGPRINAIIELNPEALRLARELDRERRAGKLRGPLHGIPILLKDNIATADRMSTSAGSLALAGSHAARDAFVAQRLRAAGAVLLGKTNLSEWANMRSTQSTSGWSGRGGLTRNPYALDRNCSGSSSGSAAAIAAGLATLAVGTETDGSIVSPASICGLVGIKPTLGLVSRAGIIPIAASQDTAGPMTRTVADAALLLAALAGVDPDDAVTRDGAGKATDYAQALRRDALRGKRLGIARNFFGLNDDVDARIEQALAVLKAQGAELVDVQVPNTDKYGNAEIAVLLHEFKPGLADYLRRYAPDAPVRTMADVIAFNRQHAQRELRHFGQEHLKASEAKAGLDSKEYLDALATCRRYAREEGIDKVLREYRLDALVAPTGGPAWLTDFVNGDHYGGSFSSPAAVAGYPHVTVPAGLVHGLPVGLSFVGGAWSEAALIGMAYAYEQATLLRRAPTFAASISTTNV
- a CDS encoding elongation factor P; this encodes MKPAKEIRVGNIIMVDAKPFIVLRSDVNGSSRTGFTYKWKMKNLLTNAPLENVFRGDDKFDVVVLDKKPVTYSYFADPLYVFMDQEYNQYEIEEENLGDALNYLKDGMECEAVFYDGKAISVELPTTIVRQVVYSEPAVKGNTSGNVLKEAKIENAIESKRHTVQVPLFVSQDDMIEIDTRTNEYKRVIRN
- the earP gene encoding elongation factor P maturation arginine rhamnosyltransferase EarP; amino-acid sequence: MSTSTTLAIFCKVVDNYGDIGICWRLARQLVREHGVQVTLWVDDLHSFARICPGVDAAAASQRTEGVVVRHWAGQEGTFAPADVADVVIEFFAVDIPPGYVEAMAQCERKPVWLNLEGLSAEEWVEGCHTLPSMHPRLPLTKHFYFPGFTDKTGGLLRERDLLDARTRFQADPAAVSAFLSGLGITATEQAARKVSLFCYRHAPVSALFECWRAGAAEVACFVPEGVASGSVEAFLGGAAKAGAVATRGALTVRVLPFVPQPDYDRLLWACDVNFVRGEDSFVRAQWAARPFVWHIYPQDDNLHHKKLRAFLQRYCPDIASLADLSLWWNGAGVNDNMEEEGWAELWTAFQRDRDVLLSRARDWENRMLEIGDLAENLLRFARSLR
- a CDS encoding cytochrome C oxidase subunit IV family protein, with protein sequence MSAATEALAGADAHPRHPLGLYFKVWGLLFLLSALSYMVDVLQLQGVLRWTLIVTLMLAKAVLIVAVFMHLRWERLALICVVVIPPAALLVLAGLMVLESDYVFAARMLYFR
- a CDS encoding heme-copper oxidase subunit III family protein; protein product: MAGDSATTAGQATGAAANAARPGWRGLAADVAGDRQMFRVPWGKAMMWIFLLSDTFIFGTFLTGYMSVRIAATTQWPNPSEVFALTIAGHTLPLILIAIMTFVLITSSGTMALAVNYAYRRERGRCAALMMATAAFGALFVSMQAFEWSKLIAEGVRPWSNPMGSAQFGASFFMITGFHGMHVSAGVIYLLIVARRVLAGRYERTGNYDIVEIAGLYWHFVDLVWVFIFALFYLW
- a CDS encoding cytochrome c oxidase subunit 3 yields the protein MKAALLSALPPALRPAPCQCATGGWGGATRHGAAQVGLWTFMAVVCMLFLLFGIAYTMRIGYGDWRAPPPVPWQLWLSTALLAGASMAWQVAGRRPAVARRWCLLGLLCALAFVVSQLGAWRVLAAQGFAPAASPGAGFFYMLTGLHGLHVAGGIGAAILVMRQPGFAHTGAGDAGPVCARISLCSQYWHLLLALWLALFALLFRVTPALVQDLCAAVGIGGR
- a CDS encoding cytochrome c oxidase subunit I, producing MGQDNDNGTGDTAGGRHEEAARQHVDAAATDVADVADADATGGHEHAPRSFAARYIWSQDHKVIAVQYTLTALVVGVIGIVLSDLMRLQLGFPGKFAFIDPVGYYQYITMHGMIMVIYLLTAIFLGGFGNYLIPLMVGARDMVFPYLNMLSYWFYLLAVLILVASFFVPGGPTGAGWTLYPPQAILPGTPGVESGIVVMLVSLLVFIAAATMGGLNYVTTVLQARTRGMTLMRMPLTVWGIFVATILALLAFPALFVSGVMMLLDRVLGTSFFMPALVSMGQATGYSGGSPLLFQHLFWFFGHPEVYIVALPAFGIISDLISVHARKCIFGYRMMVWAIVVIGALSFVVWAHHMYVSGMHPLLGFFFAVTTLVIAVPTALKVYNWTLTLWRGDIHMTVPMLFALGFISTFLIGGLTGLFLGNVSVDIPLSNTYFVVAHFHMVMGVSPVLAVFGGLYHWYPKVTGRMFHEGLARLHFWITFLGAYAIFFPMHYLGLLGMPRRYYSYDNYSFIPASAQHLNAFITVAALVVGIAQLLFLFNLGWSAVRGRAAGANPWRAASLEWQTPHTPPGHGNWGPQLPVVYRGAYAYGRTGPEGDFLPQNVGPDEPDEDEVPGRVPASPGAPVAPGAGGAS